From a region of the Mercurialis annua linkage group LG1-X, ddMerAnnu1.2, whole genome shotgun sequence genome:
- the LOC126684541 gene encoding extensin-3-like, with amino-acid sequence MGSSMASLIASLLVVTLSLSFPPQTSADDHYLYYSPPPPKKSPPPPSPTPYKYKSPPPPPSVYKSPPPPVYKSPPPPPKYKSPPPPTPVYKYKSTPPPVYKSPPPPPEYKSPPPPTPVYKYKSPPPPVYKSPPPPPKYKSPPPPTPVYKYKSPPPPVYKSPPPPPKYKSPPPPTPVYKYKSPPPPVYKSPPPPPKYKSPPPPTPVYKYKSPPPPVYKSPPPPPKYKSPPPPTPVYKYKSPPPPVYKSPPPPPKYKSPPPPTPVYKYKSPPPPVYKSPPPPPKYKSPPPPTPVYKYKSPPPPVYKSPPPPHYIYASPPPPHY; translated from the coding sequence ATGGGGTCTTCAATGGCCTCTCTCATTGCTTCTCTTTTAGTGGTAACACTTTCTTTAAGCTTCCCTCCTCAAACCTCAGCTGATGATCACTATCTTTACTACTCTCCTCCTCCTCCCAAGAAATCCCCACCACCACCATCTCCAACaccatataaatataaatcaccACCACCTCCTCCTTCAGTGTATAAGTCTCCACCACCACCAGTGTACAAGTCTCCCCCACCACCACCCAAATATAAGTCACCTCCACCACCTACACCAGTTTATAAATATAAGTCTACACCACCACCAGTATACAAATCTCCCCCACCACCACCCGAATATAAATCACCACCACCACCTACACCAGTTTATAAGTATAAGTCTCCACCGCCACCAGTGTATAAATctcctccaccaccaccaaaATATAAATCACCACCACCACCTACACCAGTTTATAAATACAAGTCTCCACCACCGCCGGTGTACAAGTCTCCTCCACCACCACCCAAATACAAGTCACCACCACCACCTACACCAGTTTATAAGTATAAGTCTCCACCACCGCCGGTGTACAAGTCCCCACCACCGCCACCCAAATACAAGTCACCACCACCACCTACACCAGTTTATAAGTACAAGTCTCCACCACCGCCGGTGTACAAGTCCCCACCACCGCCACCCAAATACAAGTCCCCACCACCACCTACACCAGTTTATAAGTACAAGTCTCCACCACCGCCGGTCTACAAATCCCCACCACCACCACCCAAATACAAGTCGCCTCCACCACCTACACCAGTTTATAAGTACAAGTCTCCACCACCACCAGTCTACAAATCTCCACCACCACCGCCCAAATACAAATCACCTCCACCACCTACACCAGTCTACAAGTATAAATCTCCACCACCACCGGTGTACAAgtctccaccaccaccacactACATCTATGCATCTCCTCCTCCTCCACACTATTAG